ACAAATTTTAGACAtcaaaatgaaatgtaataaaTTTCATTTTAACTAAAGATCAAAGTAATTGGTGCCCTACAATTAATGGAACAGATCACTTAAAGATATTAttgtgaagatgtgggtgtattgTATTTTTAGGAGAGTTAGAAGCTAGAAGAAATATGTGACAGCACAATTGTTcccaataaggtaacaatgtaacactgggtccaaagctagattagctgggttgcctggaaatgacaaaacattcaaattaggccaatcagtttaaattataccctgaaaaaataccaaattccgaTCAAGCTTGAATTgtgtatattgacaatcttaaaagcccatgacacaatccaatgctttgggggtataataccagggaaaattgaacagttgggaggtgAACTGCCAAGCTAGCAGCATGTAATGACTGCCCAtcaaatagctctcttaaaggtatctttatcgatcagtaacctatgaagcagaatccgcaagaagaaaagaagagaggaattcagagaaaactgaatgctgcctggttttgagataagaagttttgttttgtatatcTTAATCGTGGGTTTTCTTGGACTAGTATTATACAGGGGAAGGTAAAAGgtaggagttgtaaataattttttgttaattattctgttatactttaagaaataaagttgttaatttttactttaaatagttctcgacttctcgaattttcacagattactgcacaggataaaccttttctgtgttgctgattttaaatCAGCAGGAGGGTTTGCCCTGTGTCGTAACAATATATTAGGGaataaaaaacagaagttgctagaaaagttcagcaggtctggaagagaaatcagaattaacgttttgggtctggtgacccttcctcagaactcgcaGCATCCAAAGTTCTGTCAGTTTTCACTTAAGGATATCTGTTGCCTTTCATACCCAGCTGTATAAATTGGTGGTCAGGGAACTTTTCTGGAGTCTGCTTTACTCTATTTTTCAAGTCCTCCATAAAATTTCCACCAAGTTTCTGGTAAAGGAATAACAACATCCTCTAACATCATGGGGCTATTTTCTCATTCAAGAGAGACGACTGGTTGGGGTTGAACTTGGGGTCAGAtcaggagagaggttgagaaggggattgttcatggtaacctcaatcgtgtgggaattgaacccatgttataAGCATCAATCTGAGTCACAAACAAGTCATCCAGCCAACCAAGCTAACCGACCCTCTACACCAGCTGGGGTCACCATGACGGGACTCTCCTCAAACGTGCTCCTTACCTGAGCCATGGTAACAATGTTAAACCACTACCggtcatattctctctctctctctctctcattgcagcATCCCTGTGGTTCCCGagaactatggcaactttactgaCTTCTTTCAAAAAAAGGTCCTCTACAAGTATACACTTCCCACTTCAGATTAGTATCTGGCACCCTCTGCTGGAACTCTCACTGCTTCtctcctccctgtgctgtggacTGATGTTTACTTACATTAATCTCAACTGAATATTCTGTGCTGCTCAATGATCAAATCTTCTTTAAACTCAATTCATTAGATCCATGTGAGGCAAGGGACACAAACAAATAAATGTCTAGAATATTTACATTTATCATTTTCTAGTTAGATTTTAAGAGTTTAGTTTCAAGAAAAGGATTAGTATAATGTCAGGATTCATAAGCATAAATTCATAAGCTaatggtatcactctgcattgcaaaccagctattcAGCCAGCTGAGCTAATTTGTTAGTTTCTATCTCTTTAtattagctcagctggctggatagctggtttgcaatgcagagtgataccattAGCACAGGCTCAGTTcacacactggctgaggtcatcATGAACTGCAGTGATAGGAATGGTGGATGCCGTCAAAATAGTTTAACATTAGGGTTGGAGTTTAAGGAGGGTTTGGTGGATCAGAACAGTAGCCACTGCATTGGATTGTGGCATCATTGGTGAAGAGGAACTGCTGTGCATTAGCAGTTTTGGATGAGCTCAGAGAGCATTGAAAAAGCCAATCCTAGAGCAACAAAAGCACGGATGAGTGTTTCAGTAGCATTTGTTCAGACAGGAGTGGAGACCAATGATATTGTAGAGATGCCCCTAATTTGCCATCAACGGACTATTAAATggaaaagagacccaaggggcaactttttccacacatagctcattccatacagataccACCCTGTCAGGAGAAGTggtggtatatgaataggaaggatttggagggatatgggccagatgctggcaggtggaactagattggattgggatatcagatcagcatggacgagttggactgaagggtctgtttccgtgctgtacatcactttGACACTCTGATTCTATAAATCACTAAGAATACTGGGATAGAACACAAGGTGCTTTTATCAACTGTCTGGAAGAAGAAATAGCACTTCACCTCTAAGTGTGCTATGACTGTCTCCTGACATATGTAGCTACATCAACATTGTCTTTATATGCCTTCATTATAGCACCTTCTCAAAAAGCCACCAGGTTCATTTCCATCAAAACAACATAAATAAGGTAGTAAGCCTCTTATAAGCCCCCATTACATTCAGAACATTCAGAAAATCACTCCTATCATTACAAAATGTTCAATATTTAACCAGACTGcatttgcacttccaaataatAGAACATAAAATTCAACAGTGGGAATTTTGTTACACAAGAAAGAGTTGGTTACAGCAGCAGAATGCCCTGTCTTCGTTAACATGTTGCCAGTTTGAACTCTTAAATATACAATCATGTCTTAAGAACTGCAGCAACTTGTCATGGTCtatttaaggaggtaattcaaGTGCCAACGTATTCCTTCAAATGACAGTATAACAGCAGAGTTGTAAATAGATCCTAGTTGTTTGGGTGTTGTTTACTTGTTCCAAGTAAGCAGTAATACACCCAAGTTAAAAGACTTTGAACTCCAACCATGCAAATACTTTGAACTCCCAATTGTGCAAAACTGACGTGCTTTGACAAGAGTAATTTGATTAATTTCATCTGCAAAGTGGTATCTATTGCCGTTTCTCTCCTTtcccattttctgtttgttttactACAAGGAAATCATGCTCAAAGGGAAAGATGCTTGCTGTGTGCAGAACAGATTTTGCTGACAATAGTAAGAAGAAATTCCATCATTTCTAATTTAACATTCTTAATTAAGATCCACAGTACATGTTCCTACTCAGACTGTTTAGATTCTCCTATTCAAAACGGTGAACCTACATACAAGCTACTCAATAGATATTGTGGATAAAAATGGTAGGCTGGACAAGCTAACATACAATCACATTCTTGGAAAGGAACTGCCAGCTACACTTTTTTAATtaaatcaatttttttctttctttacccTGCCAAGAAAGTTAAGAAATTGTTGTTACATACCAGCTGGggcaaaatcttctcaaaatggtCAAGGTCTGCTGTCCTAGAATCTTCATTAGATGCCTGTCTGGCAGTTCGTGCTGCTGCCTCTGAATGTGATACAAGTTTCATGTTAAATTGTGTAGTGTGTACATCATGCAAAACAAAAGACTTTGAAACTTTTATGGCAAATGTATCAGCCTATTCCTTCCAGGAAAGCCCTCTATTGTGTTGAGTAACATTTCCAATTACTGCTGACATGAAGAACATCAACATGTTGGCTGCAACACCATCAATCAACAAATGAAATTCATAGAATACCTTTAGCATAGAAAAGCATCAAGGCATTTCACATAAATCAGACTAGCATTGACAAAGTCAAAAGAAATGTGACAATTGACTGATGGTTAAAAATGTAGAATATTGGAAATAGTTTAGGGAAAGGTAATGCTGATATCCCTTAAGTGAGTTGAAAAAAAAGAGAGGTTTGGAGAATAAATTATGGGACCTAAATGAATAAAGGTAAGACAAGCAAAGAAAGTGGAGAATACATGAGGTCGTCATTGGACTGCTGTAGTTCTCAAAAGATTACAAGGCCAGAAACTACActgagagaaatggcagatgccaTCAAATAACACTAGCGTGGGAATTTAAGGAAGGTTTGGTGGACCAGAGCAGTAGCTATTGCATTGGACTGTGGTATGATGGGTGAAGAGGACCTGCTGTGCATTAGTAATCTTGGATGAGTTCAGAAGAGCATTGGAAAAGCCAACACTTGAACAATAAAAGCATGGATGAGTGTTTCAGTAATACAAGTACAGAGACAGGAGTGGAGAGTAATGACATTACAAAGATGGAAACAGTGGTGAAGAAGATATGCAGTCAATACTGAACCAAAAGGTCAGGGCTGTGAACAGTATAGTTCCGCCTGAAACAACAGCTTGGTTTTTGCAGCCCACAGCAAAGAAACTGTAGTCAACACTTAACTAAAAAACATTTTGTTGAGATCTTTGCAATCTCAATTGATTGTGGTATCATTTACTGGGGATTCCCACTGTTGAATACCAGTGAGATCATCAAACAGCCAATTAGGAaataatgagttttttttaagcaaagatCAGAATAATGTTTTGGACCCAGAGTCACAACAGAAGTTGAAATAACAGAACAAAAAATTTAAAAGTCTAGTGTGTATAAATCTAATATTTATTAAGAAGGGAACATTTAATGACATGCACATCTCTTTCGGAGGTAAATTGGTTGTTCAGTGGTCATAATTATTTAAATTCCCACTAAAAACCCAGTTACACTTCAATGAACAAGAAACAACTTAATTTTTCAGTTCATGCAGAAATGGTTATTTGACAACAGTGAGGCTGAAACAGCCCATTTCACGGTCTCTACCAATTGCACCATCCTAATGCAAGAGGGAATATGTTTAATTAGTTTGCTCTGTCAGTCTGCTCTGCAAGAGTGCCACTTTAACTGCTACACTAACCTCTCAAAATAGATGAAAAGGGAGTTTCACTTCTCCCTAAACACTGGGGATTAAAATGGGTGAACTTGAATACTTCAGCCCTTAACTTCTATGTTAGAAGTGATTTCCTCTCCCAAGTTGCCTTCATTGGGACTCTCCCttctttgctttttattttctgcaattctCTTTTCTATTTTCTCTGTTGGAATTGCATTTCTAATCGTGGCTGTTCCAATTTTATCAGTTGCCAGTTTCTGTCTCTACAtattagctcagttagctggactcAGTCTggcgatgcagagtgatgccaacagcacaggttcagttCAAACTGGCTGACAGTTCACCATGAATGTCCTGTCTTCTCAACCTTGGTCCTCGCCTGAGGCCTGGTGaccttcagattaaaccaccaccagcaccCCTAACCCTCTCAAaaaaccctctctctctctcgaatgaTCGAACAGCACTAAGGtcttctgggactatggtgactttacttatATCACTGCTGATTTTTCTGTCCCTGGTTTTCTGGCTTCCAGATGGAACCTCACCTATGTGTGCCTAACTACCCCTTTTAATTCTTCCAAGAACGATGCTTTCAATTTTTTCAAAGTTGTCTTGATCTACAAAAACATTCACAAAGGTAGACATATTATAGACCCAAGAAAActatttttgcatttttattttttaaagaaagctttAGGAACAATTTAACTTTTCTCTACTTCAATTCTTTCATTCACCTGTGGGAACTACCACAATCTCAGAACCCTCCCAATTTTGTTATGACTAGGTTGGGAGGCGGgaggtagggggagggggagggaatgAATTAGGTCCTGTCTTTTAAACCCCTCATTAGCCACAAAgatttttaattcctttactatacAGCTAAAAAGTTATACTAATCAGAAAGAAGAACTCAATTATAAGGTTTTGAGTAGAACAGGAATTCTTATTACTTCGCAGCCCcacaaaaaaataataaaatacaacATCAAATATCAACAAGTGCAGGCATAAAGTGTAAAAAGGGGAGAGTGTATTACTAAAAGCAAGGTCAGGTATAGACATCATGAAATGTCTTAAGAATCAGATGGAAGTCTAAAACTGGTAGTCTATTTTTACCACTTTCATAACACAGTGCAATCAAAGTAGGATTTCCCCTCCCCTGCATCCAATCTGTTTAATTGGctgaacatctctcctgaaattGTATTCAAATCTTGAtgaattgtttttgtttgtgttttactAATTTGTAACTTATATTAACTGGTGCTAATATGTTCTAGAATGTTCCTCCATTGGAAAGAATGGTCTGTTTAATTAATCCCATCCTCATGTAATGAACACAAAGTCCAGTACATTTGATTATTTTATTGTAttgtatcacacacacacacacaatctatTAGATGACTCATCTTACATGCTTACCTACAacaaatattttcagcatttcagACATAATGATGACAGCATCGCTGCTAACTGTAAGTAAATAGAAAATACAACATTTAGTCCTTGATTATGAACCATACAGCCATTTCAAAGCACATTACTATTTCTATCTAGGACCTATATTCACTGCAAATGGTTCATGTCTCTGACAGCAGAACAATTCTTTATCCACATTCTGACATCAAAATTCCAGGAACAGAGAAAATATTGTCCAAAAGCTGCTCACTCCCTATTCTCTCCAATTTCTGTTCAAAACATCTTTTGTTTTCCACAGCCATGGGAGGTCTGAATGAGTTCTCATCCAATGGAAtacattttgtcaattttttttttactgagaaCTGCACTCAAAGGACTTGAGTACAATCTAGCAGTTAATTGTTACAATGTACAACCTGCTCTAGATTTCACCATAAGAGGGAAAGTACATTACATCAAATATACAAGTATTTGTCTCTGGCATATCAACTCAGATTACACACAAACATCCTGTTGGAagttagaacttgaacttttCCCCTACTATGCCACACTGCATTAGTTGGGTGGACTTTAGCACTTTACCATTCATGGAAATCACCCTTTTACTACTTGTTCATTTAACAATCGGAAAAACGAAGTACTTTTATTTGCTATCCCAATTTGATGCATTCAAAAATGAACATACCTTTGGTTTTCTGATCCTTAAAATAGAAGTATAGTAGTTTACTGACCAACTCCTGGAACAGAAAATAATATGTTTTGCTGAGCAATGCTCTTAAGAATATGCGAAGCCAATAAATAAACATACACAATTCAATTTTTCTCCAGCTCAGATGTctatttttcttaaaaatagcATTGTTGATGCATGGAAATTCATCACCAGGTGTTCTTTCATATGTTCAGTTGAGTGTGAATCTTAAAGAATGATTGAATGTGAGGATTGATTTATAATGCAAGTCCCACAGCAATGGAAAATAATTACCGTAAGGCTGACCATGACGTTTTGATTGTACTCGTGCAAGTTAACTTAGCAAATAGAACACTTTGAAAAGCTACAAAGTCTTGTTAAAATCAAGCAATCCACAACATGCCATGTAGTCAATCAAACAAAGTGAGCTAGCTGTACTTATAGCTGGCATTATGGAAATACTCAGCTCTTTTAGTCACTGACAAATTTGCAAAAAGTACACTTGTACACTAACTACAGGTAATACCTCAAGCAGCCTATGTATTCATCTTCAGTACTATAAAGCATAGTTTGCTACAAGACATAATGCAAGAAAAACTTCAACATGTTGCATTGCAAATTGACTTTAAAAGGAAGAATCTAATCCAAAGTGGTCATGCAATTCAAATTTTGATCAAAGAGATCATCCTACTACCTTGCTTCAGAACAGCTGGTCTACACATATTTTACTTGGAATTTCTCCCTATCACAAAACCTAAGTAGGGACAATGAATTATAATTAGCAATCTTCTTCAGGATGTCCTTGGGAGCAAATTCTGTAAAAATCATCTATTCTCAAACTCATCCAACTGGGGCTACTACGTATAAAACATGGAAACACCTGGAGttttaaaatcaaacatttaaGTCAGTTACAATCAACCAAACTAatattcattccaaaaaggaagctTTAAGCACAGGAAACACCTTTTGACACTAACATGCTTTAGTACGATCCatatatgcatttttaaaaatattgtaagTAAAACTGCACATACAAAAGCAAAAAGTGAATTTGCTTATTTTAGAAAACTAAATATTACTTCATTCAAGTAGTGACAGTTCAGTGCTGATTTAGGTTGAGACTTCACAGTACAATGAAATGGATGGAACAGAAAAAGTGGGTGATTTATAAGGACGGAAATACTACAACTGTTTTGTGGACTAATGAAAGGCTACTCCTGCATGTTATTCAACACACACAGCTGCAAAATGATCAATGCAATTGGGATTTCCAAACTTAAGGGAATTTAAGAAGGTGGATTATTGGGACCATAAAAGTTTTGAGAATTTCTCATGAGTAGTCACAACGGACAGTAACTGGTCAGCTTGAGTGGACCTGAAACCTGCCTCCTTGCCCTGCTATGATGGAGATTGTGTTTTGCGCACTAAGTTTGACAATGAACTGAAGAAGAATATCTACATTGAAGTGATGTTGTTCAGTAACGTTTGAGAAGACACATAACTatcatataggtaaaaacaatgactgcagatgctggaaaccagattctagattagagtggtgctggaaaagcacagcagttcaggcagcatccgaggagcaggaaaatcgatgttttgggcaaaacccttcatcaggaatacagttgCAAGCAAAATGCAAAAGTTGAAAACTTTGGGAATTCAGCGGAGAGGTAGATGTGTGCGCTCCTTTTTACATGTAATACTTGTTGTGGTTTATGTtacagttaaaaagaaaataacttcATATGCCTGACTTCAACTAAATCAATAATTAGTTAAAATTCTTGATGCTACATACGTTGATGATATGCATGAACTAATCAATTCAACAAAACACAGATGGCAGCACAAGTGGTGTGTCACAAATGCAATATGTGGGAGTTTGTGGAGAACATTGATTCATAGATAGCCCCATCAACAATAAGTATCTACATCTTGAGGAAATTTAGCTCAGAGTTGATGAATTAGAGTCTACCCCCTTCCTCACTTTTGGCGGTCTGTATGGCCTTTAGTGGGCTTTGCAtataaattaatcaattggaaaacatGAGTGattgactggtggtggttaataaaTTGAAAACAGACAATTTGATGATGGAGGATAAAAATAAGTAACATGAATGATTTGGTGGTGTGTAAAAGCATCTCTGGATAAATTAAAAGAAACACTGAATAGGCAAGTTCCTTGTGGCACAGTGccaacctctgagccaggagacccagattcagggaaaaaaaaaactggagtctGAGGCGCAGACATTTTGGGCAGAAGTATAGATCACAGGACATGTTAATCCAGGCAGAAATCATACATTCATAGTTAGGAAGTGTTGCAGTGGTTAACAGTCAGGTCAGGAAGATATGACTGTGAGCCAGGTGGATACGGGGACATCTGGAGATAACCTTTGCTGTTATCCAACATGTATTAGGCTCCTTTTGCTCATATGTTTGATGTGAACATTCTGTGGGTAAACTCTCCATGATTTGTAGAAGTAGGAAGAGTGAAACGAATGAGACAGGAAAAGTATAGGTAGGGGTAGTTGCTGTTCCCTATAGTACCCTGAAGAAACGGATAACGAGGGTTTTAATTAATAAAACAGGACAGAGTAGAAGGTTCAAGGAGAACTTTATAGGAAAAAAGTCAATGCCAAAGAATAACGTCATATTTGGTTCAAGATAAGCAGAGTATGAAAATAAAGGACAAAGTTGAAGCAATAGTACAAGAAAAGCTAATTCAGGATATAAGttaaaatcaaaaacattttttctgaGTGTACAAAACGTACATAACCAGACAGATTTTTTGTACAGTGATAAGTGAGGTTTGTTCTAATAGCCGTTAGAGTAGTTTCATGGTGAACAAGACTGGtacctgtagaattctctccaTCCAACCTACAAATTTGTATAAACCTGGGTACAATTAACTGGAGTGCAGCTACACACTAGTCCCAGAATACGAATTACACAGGAGCCACCTCTGATGGTCTACCATTGTTCTTCTAGTTTTAGCTTGCACACTGATGCCCACAAAATCAACTAGCACCGCTCCATTAGTTCTAAGCTTTCTGTACACTGGCAGAAAACCAGCTTTTCACCACCTTTTAATATTTCCAATGCCTTTGTGTCATTTGATTGCTTATCTGACATCAAATTGTGGATTAGCCAAAAAAAGTTCCAAGAGTTAAATATCAGCACCATCGTTTCAGCCTCTCACAAACTCCATTCATCAGCTGCCAATTCCATCCCTGGTTACTACTTCAGGTTGAACCAAGTAATTTTCCAGCACAGCAACCATAAATTTATCTTTCAACTCCATCCATAAACATCGCCAACCACTCCCAAGTTTTATACCTTCATAACATTATCCAATTTTACTATGCAcaaatctctctccacagatgctgccagacctgctgagtttctccaacactttttaaaaaaatttcagacACAGGGTGACCTCCATATCCACAGGTTTCCATGGTTTCCTGCGGGTTACTGCagccagaaccagggaccagcaGGCTGCCAGGATGGTAggcttcccatttaaatgaatgggttcgctcctatTTGCGGCTTCGGGCTTCTGCAGTAGGCCTTGGAATGTATCCCCCTGTGGGTATGGTGGGACGactgtatatattttttaatagctacgttgtggaaacaggccattggcccaacacgtccacaccgatcctctgaagagtatcccacccgaTAATTCCCAaagctaatgcacttaacctacacatctctgcacattatgggcaatttggcatggccaatccacctaacctgcacatctttgcactgtggcaGGAcacccatgcagtcacagggagaatgtgctaactccacacagtcgctcgaGATTGGAATCGAATACAGGTCtgtggtgctatgaggcagcagtgctaaccactgagccattgtgccaccccaccCAGCAACAAGATTGACATGTTGGTGGAAacttcaatgggccaaatggcctctacctgTAGGGAGAAGGAATCTATGATAGCACAAGAACTCGTATTAGAAAGCTGAGGGCAATTTAGTAATCAGACAAATCAGTCCAACCCCCAAAGTAGAACACAAAACTGCGGGTACTGGAGGcatgaaacaaaaatagcaatTGATGgagaggtctggcagcacctgtgggaagaaaacagagttaactattcaggtccagtgactcttcatcagaactccaaCTCATTAGTCCATCAAGCCAAGTCTCTCCAAAGCCTTCCACACCCTGGCCCAGTTCTTTCCTCTTGTATTTAAtcacaacaaaaagaaaatgacatGGCTCTCTAGGTCTCACTTCTGCCAACCGCTAGTGTTCAACTGATTCTCATTTCAGCATTACTACACAAACGACAAACAAAGACCTGAAAAATGAATTTTTGGGTGATAAAGGCTAGATCAGAGTGGATTTGATTAGATTTAAAAACTATGTGGTTTGATtgtttgaagagaaagtgaggactgcagatgctggagatcaaagttgaaactttattgctggaacagcacagcaggtcaggcagcatccagggaacaggagattcgacgtttcgggcacaggcccttcctgaagaagggcctgtgcccgaaacgtcgaatctcctgttccctggatgctgcctgacctgctgtgctgttccagcaataaagtttcaactttgattgtTTGAAGTAAATACAAGGGACACGACAgtgaacattttgggcataagcccttcattaggaaggtgGGAAGCCccgtgggggctgagagataaataggaggggctGGAAcaaaaggtagctaggaaggcaataggtggaatggtgataagtcagagtggtagatggagcggataggtgggaaaaaagatggacaggtggggggggggggggaaagttcaagaaggtggtactgagttgaagga
Above is a window of Chiloscyllium plagiosum isolate BGI_BamShark_2017 chromosome 24, ASM401019v2, whole genome shotgun sequence DNA encoding:
- the cenpx gene encoding centromere protein X — its product is MERGAEGAKFKKELVSKLLYFYFKDQKTKVSSDAVIIMSEMLKIFVVEAAARTARQASNEDSRTADLDHFEKILPQLLLDF